In the Wyeomyia smithii strain HCP4-BCI-WySm-NY-G18 chromosome 2, ASM2978416v1, whole genome shotgun sequence genome, one interval contains:
- the LOC129724816 gene encoding uncharacterized protein LOC129724816 isoform X1, which yields MIVSEMLPELLFSVGGSMQDFSKEEYGLLGTSVVGSDKDLSSASSLIISAGHSQSCNLHLSHNHQQVLNHHGNHHQDAINENVTVSTSDSTVVLVDDLKLSQPSDLLEANDSGKLEETDRDLYPWSTTNIGSKFLRSSDDPLISGGTNDNQNDNELSVATASQSMCSSPTPPPTHKHRNSIVVPASILSPELSDRPISPLPTARKSSTNTSNRRGTGASSAGRQRRKGPLKLRFHHQALPPEYLDHYEATQNATARRNQQQQQNNCGTRSSKMEKHVAQEREDQTNETVRNWLQKILELQKEGVSLAPVKDDIEASRESTPRCTSNNQQSQRNKVISYTDLPYMGEMTLDNSKPRRGRKPKKADICHLIYKNYGTILPGTPKAEITPDRTNNGHRTQTRSSSLLERRLMSSENGVTGNIKGKREEPLNLCVRDSGGDPLTLSSSEDESDEVFDSACPTPIITPSDVNTDQALAANMKMSLPNLNCADIGTSSSGDTPSTAETPPGYMYWPNMGNFIHPMALYYQKLVGTNNTVALGQSSSSTSNSIPSTSTETLLPKASLINSTPPSSPVTSKREQPQILVPKPISQLIKPEKSSKNTTDSLQHTNKNSPPAQKRKRSAIFIPPVPAENSTNPATEVSICKFKFTGGAKPCLQEKKMLSVDSGGNFRYYSGTGDKSMRGYEFFPRESLQQSSLHATTTTGAFLNTPPVEKIACDLPPPSLGLSNEVLQIPDFPSSNSLSGLISPGGTLNRHLLRSESSETRRVRRRSRRSTQRETLEKTFKEKGFLIQTQQLQSAEGATYCKFRQLRKFTRYLFRSWKDYLPGELQQGSGSEHPHDGLSLNSSVPEDLLLDSGSSLLMDSSPSPSPTSAAYSDQTPRERTYSPASLSPAQMELPVRSHSHPAAIVSSLPTSSVESSSLLHSNQLDRNRGRHS from the exons TTGGCGGTAGTATGCAAGACTTTTCCAAGGAAGAATATGGTCTTCTTGGAACAAGCGTCGTGGGCAGTGATAAAGATCTTAGTTCGGCTTCCTCACTGATTATCTCAGCTGGCCATAGCCAGAGTTGCAATTTGCACTTAAGCCACAATCATCAACAAGTACTGAATCATCACGGCAATCACCACCAAGATGCGATTAATGAAAACGTTACCGTTTCAACAAGCGACTCTACAGTAGTGTTAGTAGACGACCTCAAGTTGAGCCAGCCTAGTGATCTGTTGGAAGCAAACGATAGCGGTAAGCTGGAAGAGACTGATCGGGACCTCTATCCCTGGAGCACGACAAACATCGGAAGTAAATTTTT AAGGAGCTCAGATGATCCTCTCATCTCTGGCGGCACCAACGACAATCAAAACGATAATGAGCTCAGTGTTGCCACTGCTTCTCAGTCAATGTGTTCATCGCCAACGCCTCCGCCCACTCATAAACATCGAAACAGCATCGTCGTACCAGCTTCAATTCTTTCACCAGAACTCTCTGACAGACCGATTTCACCCTTGCCAACAGCTAGAAAAAGCTCCACGAATACATCAAACCGGCGTGGTACTGGAGCCAGTAGCGCAGGACGGCAACGGCGTAAGGGACCGCTCAAATTACGGTTCCATCATCAGGCATTGCCGCCGGAATATTTGGACCATTATGAGGCAACTCAAAACGCAACAGCCAGACGGaatcaacagcaacaacaaaataATTGTGGTACCCGTTCTAGTAAAATGGAGAAACACGTGGCTCAGGAGCGTGAAGATCAAACCAACGAAACTGTCAGAAATTGGTTGCAGAAAATTTTAGAACTGCAGAAGGAAGGCGTATCTTTGGCGCCTGTAAAGGACGATATAGAAGCTAGCAGGGAATCTACTCCAAGATGTACCTCCAATAACCAGCAAAGCCAGCGGAATAAAGTCATTAGCTATACAGACCTACCATATATGGGGGAGATGACATTGGACAATTCTAAACCCAGGAGAGGTAGAAAACCAAAAAAGGCGGATATTTGTCAtctgatttacaaaaactatggaaCTATTCTCCCTGGAACCCCCAAAGCAGAGATCACACCAGACCGAACCAACAATGGTCACAGAACACAAACGAGAAGTAGTAGTTTACTAGAGAGGAGATTGATGTCTTCTGAAAATGGGGTCACAGGGAACATAAAAGGGAAGCGCGAAGAACCTTTGAATTTATGTGTCCGAGATAGTGGTGGAGACCCTCTTACCCTATCCAGTTCAGAAGACGAAAGTGATGAGGTGTTTGATTCTGCCTGTCCAACACCCATTATCACGCCGTCGGATGTCAACACGGATCAAGCTCTTGCCGCGAACATGAAAATGTCATTACCCAATCTTAACTGCGCAGATATAGGCACGTCTTCAAGCGGAGATACTCCATCGACCGCTGAGACTCCTCCCGGCTATATGTATTGGCCGAATATGGGTAACTTCATCCACCCAATGGCACTGTACTATCAAAAGCTGGTAGGTACTAACAATACAGTCGCCTTAGGGCAGTCTAGTTCGTCAACTTCAAACTCAATACCAAGCACTTCTACAGAAACACTACTTCCAAAAGCTTCCCTCATCAACTCTACGCCACCTTCATCTCCAGTTACTTCGAAACGGGAGCAACCCCAGATTTTGGTTCCGAAACCTATCTCACAGCTGATAAAACCTGAAAAGTCAAGTAAAAACACTACAGACAGTTTGCAACACACAAACAAAAATTCCCCCCCAGCCCAAAAGCGTAAACGGTCGGCCATTTTTATTCCACCTGTACCTGCGGAAAACAGCACAAATCCTGCGACCGAGGTAAGCATTTGCAAGTTCAAATTCACTGGTGGTGCTAAACCATGCCTTCAGGAGAAAAAGATGCTCAGTGTTGATTCTGGCGGAAACTTTCGATACTATTCCGGAACCGGAGATAAATCAATGCGTGGATACGAGTTTTTCCCTCGTGAAAGTTTGCAGCAAAGCAGCCTTCATGCAACGACGACCACGGGAGCTTTTCTGAATACACCACCGGTGGAAAAAATTGCTTGCGATCTACCACCTCCCTCACTTGGTCTGAGTAATGAGGTTTTACAGATCCCGGATTTCCCAAGTTCCAACAGCTTGAGTGGTTTGATTTCACCTGGTGGTACCCTCAATAGACATTTGCTGCGCTCGGAATCTAGCGAGACCCGTCGAGTAAGAAGACGGTCACGTCGCTCAACTCAGCGTGAAACTCTAGAGAAGACTTTCAAAGAGAAAGGCTTTCTCATTCAGACTCAGCAACTTCAATCGGCTGAAGGTGCGACCTATTGTAAGTTTAGACAATTACGTAAATTTACTCGCTATCTCTTCCGAAGCTGGAAAGACTATCTTCCCGGAGAGCTACAACAGGGATCCGGGTCAGAGCATCCTCACGATGGGCTGTCCTTAAACTCTTCGGTTCCTGAAGATCTACTACTGGACTCCGGAAGCTCATTACTGATGGACAGCTCACCGAGTCCTTCTCCAACTTCGGCCGCCTACAGCGATCAGACGCCTCGTGAAAGAACATATTCGCCAGCGTCATTGTCACCGGCTCAAATGGAGCTGCCGGTGCGATCGCATTCGCATCCTGCTGCAATTGTCTCATCACTGCCGACATCATCCGTTGAATCTTCGTCGCTGCTGCATTCCAACCAGCTTGATAGGAATCGAGGTCGACATAGCTGA
- the LOC129724816 gene encoding uncharacterized protein LOC129724816 isoform X3: MIVSEMLPELLFSVGGSMQDFSKEEYGLLGTSVVGSDKDLSSASSLIISAGHSQSCNLHLSHNHQQVLNHHGNHHQDAINENVTVSTSDSTVVLVDDLKLSQPSDLLEANDSGKLEETDRDLYPWSTTNIGSKFLRSSDDPLISGGTNDNQNDNELSVATASQSMCSSPTPPPTHKHRNSIVVPASILSPELSDRPISPLPTARKSSTNTSNRRGTGASSAGRQRRKGPLKLRFHHQALPPEYLDHYEATQNATARRNQQQQQNNCGTRSSKMEKHVAQEREDQTNETVRNWLQKILELQKEGVSLAPVKDDIEASRESTPRCTSNNQQSQRNKVISYTDLPYMGEMTLDNSKPRRGRKPKKADICHLIYKNYGTILPGTPKAEITPDRTNNGHRTQTRSSSLLERRLMSSENGVTGNIKGKREEPLNLCVRDSGGDPLTLSSSEDESDEVFDSACPTPIITPSDVNTDQALAANMKMSLPNLNCADIGTSSSGDTPSTAETPPGYMYWPNMGNFIHPMALYYQKLVGTNNTVALGQSSSSTSNSIPSTSTETLLPKASLINSTPPSSPVTSKREQPQILVPKPISQLIKPEKSSKNTTDSLQHTNKNSPPAQKRKRSAIFIPPVPAENSTNPATEVSICKFKFTGGAKPCLQEKKMLSVDSGGNFRYYSGTGDKSMRGYEFFPRESLQQSSLHATTTTGAFLNTPPVEKIACDLPPPSLGLSNEVLQIPDFPSSNSLSGLISPGGTLNRHLLRSESSETRRVRRRSRRSTQRETLEKTFKEKGFLIQTQQLQSAEAGKTIFPESYNRDPGQSILTMGCP; the protein is encoded by the exons TTGGCGGTAGTATGCAAGACTTTTCCAAGGAAGAATATGGTCTTCTTGGAACAAGCGTCGTGGGCAGTGATAAAGATCTTAGTTCGGCTTCCTCACTGATTATCTCAGCTGGCCATAGCCAGAGTTGCAATTTGCACTTAAGCCACAATCATCAACAAGTACTGAATCATCACGGCAATCACCACCAAGATGCGATTAATGAAAACGTTACCGTTTCAACAAGCGACTCTACAGTAGTGTTAGTAGACGACCTCAAGTTGAGCCAGCCTAGTGATCTGTTGGAAGCAAACGATAGCGGTAAGCTGGAAGAGACTGATCGGGACCTCTATCCCTGGAGCACGACAAACATCGGAAGTAAATTTTT AAGGAGCTCAGATGATCCTCTCATCTCTGGCGGCACCAACGACAATCAAAACGATAATGAGCTCAGTGTTGCCACTGCTTCTCAGTCAATGTGTTCATCGCCAACGCCTCCGCCCACTCATAAACATCGAAACAGCATCGTCGTACCAGCTTCAATTCTTTCACCAGAACTCTCTGACAGACCGATTTCACCCTTGCCAACAGCTAGAAAAAGCTCCACGAATACATCAAACCGGCGTGGTACTGGAGCCAGTAGCGCAGGACGGCAACGGCGTAAGGGACCGCTCAAATTACGGTTCCATCATCAGGCATTGCCGCCGGAATATTTGGACCATTATGAGGCAACTCAAAACGCAACAGCCAGACGGaatcaacagcaacaacaaaataATTGTGGTACCCGTTCTAGTAAAATGGAGAAACACGTGGCTCAGGAGCGTGAAGATCAAACCAACGAAACTGTCAGAAATTGGTTGCAGAAAATTTTAGAACTGCAGAAGGAAGGCGTATCTTTGGCGCCTGTAAAGGACGATATAGAAGCTAGCAGGGAATCTACTCCAAGATGTACCTCCAATAACCAGCAAAGCCAGCGGAATAAAGTCATTAGCTATACAGACCTACCATATATGGGGGAGATGACATTGGACAATTCTAAACCCAGGAGAGGTAGAAAACCAAAAAAGGCGGATATTTGTCAtctgatttacaaaaactatggaaCTATTCTCCCTGGAACCCCCAAAGCAGAGATCACACCAGACCGAACCAACAATGGTCACAGAACACAAACGAGAAGTAGTAGTTTACTAGAGAGGAGATTGATGTCTTCTGAAAATGGGGTCACAGGGAACATAAAAGGGAAGCGCGAAGAACCTTTGAATTTATGTGTCCGAGATAGTGGTGGAGACCCTCTTACCCTATCCAGTTCAGAAGACGAAAGTGATGAGGTGTTTGATTCTGCCTGTCCAACACCCATTATCACGCCGTCGGATGTCAACACGGATCAAGCTCTTGCCGCGAACATGAAAATGTCATTACCCAATCTTAACTGCGCAGATATAGGCACGTCTTCAAGCGGAGATACTCCATCGACCGCTGAGACTCCTCCCGGCTATATGTATTGGCCGAATATGGGTAACTTCATCCACCCAATGGCACTGTACTATCAAAAGCTGGTAGGTACTAACAATACAGTCGCCTTAGGGCAGTCTAGTTCGTCAACTTCAAACTCAATACCAAGCACTTCTACAGAAACACTACTTCCAAAAGCTTCCCTCATCAACTCTACGCCACCTTCATCTCCAGTTACTTCGAAACGGGAGCAACCCCAGATTTTGGTTCCGAAACCTATCTCACAGCTGATAAAACCTGAAAAGTCAAGTAAAAACACTACAGACAGTTTGCAACACACAAACAAAAATTCCCCCCCAGCCCAAAAGCGTAAACGGTCGGCCATTTTTATTCCACCTGTACCTGCGGAAAACAGCACAAATCCTGCGACCGAGGTAAGCATTTGCAAGTTCAAATTCACTGGTGGTGCTAAACCATGCCTTCAGGAGAAAAAGATGCTCAGTGTTGATTCTGGCGGAAACTTTCGATACTATTCCGGAACCGGAGATAAATCAATGCGTGGATACGAGTTTTTCCCTCGTGAAAGTTTGCAGCAAAGCAGCCTTCATGCAACGACGACCACGGGAGCTTTTCTGAATACACCACCGGTGGAAAAAATTGCTTGCGATCTACCACCTCCCTCACTTGGTCTGAGTAATGAGGTTTTACAGATCCCGGATTTCCCAAGTTCCAACAGCTTGAGTGGTTTGATTTCACCTGGTGGTACCCTCAATAGACATTTGCTGCGCTCGGAATCTAGCGAGACCCGTCGAGTAAGAAGACGGTCACGTCGCTCAACTCAGCGTGAAACTCTAGAGAAGACTTTCAAAGAGAAAGGCTTTCTCATTCAGACTCAGCAACTTCAATCGGCTGAAG CTGGAAAGACTATCTTCCCGGAGAGCTACAACAGGGATCCGGGTCAGAGCATCCTCACGATGGGCTGTCCTTAA
- the LOC129724816 gene encoding uncharacterized protein LOC129724816 isoform X2, translating into MQDFSKEEYGLLGTSVVGSDKDLSSASSLIISAGHSQSCNLHLSHNHQQVLNHHGNHHQDAINENVTVSTSDSTVVLVDDLKLSQPSDLLEANDSGKLEETDRDLYPWSTTNIGSKFLRSSDDPLISGGTNDNQNDNELSVATASQSMCSSPTPPPTHKHRNSIVVPASILSPELSDRPISPLPTARKSSTNTSNRRGTGASSAGRQRRKGPLKLRFHHQALPPEYLDHYEATQNATARRNQQQQQNNCGTRSSKMEKHVAQEREDQTNETVRNWLQKILELQKEGVSLAPVKDDIEASRESTPRCTSNNQQSQRNKVISYTDLPYMGEMTLDNSKPRRGRKPKKADICHLIYKNYGTILPGTPKAEITPDRTNNGHRTQTRSSSLLERRLMSSENGVTGNIKGKREEPLNLCVRDSGGDPLTLSSSEDESDEVFDSACPTPIITPSDVNTDQALAANMKMSLPNLNCADIGTSSSGDTPSTAETPPGYMYWPNMGNFIHPMALYYQKLVGTNNTVALGQSSSSTSNSIPSTSTETLLPKASLINSTPPSSPVTSKREQPQILVPKPISQLIKPEKSSKNTTDSLQHTNKNSPPAQKRKRSAIFIPPVPAENSTNPATEVSICKFKFTGGAKPCLQEKKMLSVDSGGNFRYYSGTGDKSMRGYEFFPRESLQQSSLHATTTTGAFLNTPPVEKIACDLPPPSLGLSNEVLQIPDFPSSNSLSGLISPGGTLNRHLLRSESSETRRVRRRSRRSTQRETLEKTFKEKGFLIQTQQLQSAEGATYCKFRQLRKFTRYLFRSWKDYLPGELQQGSGSEHPHDGLSLNSSVPEDLLLDSGSSLLMDSSPSPSPTSAAYSDQTPRERTYSPASLSPAQMELPVRSHSHPAAIVSSLPTSSVESSSLLHSNQLDRNRGRHS; encoded by the exons ATGCAAGACTTTTCCAAGGAAGAATATGGTCTTCTTGGAACAAGCGTCGTGGGCAGTGATAAAGATCTTAGTTCGGCTTCCTCACTGATTATCTCAGCTGGCCATAGCCAGAGTTGCAATTTGCACTTAAGCCACAATCATCAACAAGTACTGAATCATCACGGCAATCACCACCAAGATGCGATTAATGAAAACGTTACCGTTTCAACAAGCGACTCTACAGTAGTGTTAGTAGACGACCTCAAGTTGAGCCAGCCTAGTGATCTGTTGGAAGCAAACGATAGCGGTAAGCTGGAAGAGACTGATCGGGACCTCTATCCCTGGAGCACGACAAACATCGGAAGTAAATTTTT AAGGAGCTCAGATGATCCTCTCATCTCTGGCGGCACCAACGACAATCAAAACGATAATGAGCTCAGTGTTGCCACTGCTTCTCAGTCAATGTGTTCATCGCCAACGCCTCCGCCCACTCATAAACATCGAAACAGCATCGTCGTACCAGCTTCAATTCTTTCACCAGAACTCTCTGACAGACCGATTTCACCCTTGCCAACAGCTAGAAAAAGCTCCACGAATACATCAAACCGGCGTGGTACTGGAGCCAGTAGCGCAGGACGGCAACGGCGTAAGGGACCGCTCAAATTACGGTTCCATCATCAGGCATTGCCGCCGGAATATTTGGACCATTATGAGGCAACTCAAAACGCAACAGCCAGACGGaatcaacagcaacaacaaaataATTGTGGTACCCGTTCTAGTAAAATGGAGAAACACGTGGCTCAGGAGCGTGAAGATCAAACCAACGAAACTGTCAGAAATTGGTTGCAGAAAATTTTAGAACTGCAGAAGGAAGGCGTATCTTTGGCGCCTGTAAAGGACGATATAGAAGCTAGCAGGGAATCTACTCCAAGATGTACCTCCAATAACCAGCAAAGCCAGCGGAATAAAGTCATTAGCTATACAGACCTACCATATATGGGGGAGATGACATTGGACAATTCTAAACCCAGGAGAGGTAGAAAACCAAAAAAGGCGGATATTTGTCAtctgatttacaaaaactatggaaCTATTCTCCCTGGAACCCCCAAAGCAGAGATCACACCAGACCGAACCAACAATGGTCACAGAACACAAACGAGAAGTAGTAGTTTACTAGAGAGGAGATTGATGTCTTCTGAAAATGGGGTCACAGGGAACATAAAAGGGAAGCGCGAAGAACCTTTGAATTTATGTGTCCGAGATAGTGGTGGAGACCCTCTTACCCTATCCAGTTCAGAAGACGAAAGTGATGAGGTGTTTGATTCTGCCTGTCCAACACCCATTATCACGCCGTCGGATGTCAACACGGATCAAGCTCTTGCCGCGAACATGAAAATGTCATTACCCAATCTTAACTGCGCAGATATAGGCACGTCTTCAAGCGGAGATACTCCATCGACCGCTGAGACTCCTCCCGGCTATATGTATTGGCCGAATATGGGTAACTTCATCCACCCAATGGCACTGTACTATCAAAAGCTGGTAGGTACTAACAATACAGTCGCCTTAGGGCAGTCTAGTTCGTCAACTTCAAACTCAATACCAAGCACTTCTACAGAAACACTACTTCCAAAAGCTTCCCTCATCAACTCTACGCCACCTTCATCTCCAGTTACTTCGAAACGGGAGCAACCCCAGATTTTGGTTCCGAAACCTATCTCACAGCTGATAAAACCTGAAAAGTCAAGTAAAAACACTACAGACAGTTTGCAACACACAAACAAAAATTCCCCCCCAGCCCAAAAGCGTAAACGGTCGGCCATTTTTATTCCACCTGTACCTGCGGAAAACAGCACAAATCCTGCGACCGAGGTAAGCATTTGCAAGTTCAAATTCACTGGTGGTGCTAAACCATGCCTTCAGGAGAAAAAGATGCTCAGTGTTGATTCTGGCGGAAACTTTCGATACTATTCCGGAACCGGAGATAAATCAATGCGTGGATACGAGTTTTTCCCTCGTGAAAGTTTGCAGCAAAGCAGCCTTCATGCAACGACGACCACGGGAGCTTTTCTGAATACACCACCGGTGGAAAAAATTGCTTGCGATCTACCACCTCCCTCACTTGGTCTGAGTAATGAGGTTTTACAGATCCCGGATTTCCCAAGTTCCAACAGCTTGAGTGGTTTGATTTCACCTGGTGGTACCCTCAATAGACATTTGCTGCGCTCGGAATCTAGCGAGACCCGTCGAGTAAGAAGACGGTCACGTCGCTCAACTCAGCGTGAAACTCTAGAGAAGACTTTCAAAGAGAAAGGCTTTCTCATTCAGACTCAGCAACTTCAATCGGCTGAAGGTGCGACCTATTGTAAGTTTAGACAATTACGTAAATTTACTCGCTATCTCTTCCGAAGCTGGAAAGACTATCTTCCCGGAGAGCTACAACAGGGATCCGGGTCAGAGCATCCTCACGATGGGCTGTCCTTAAACTCTTCGGTTCCTGAAGATCTACTACTGGACTCCGGAAGCTCATTACTGATGGACAGCTCACCGAGTCCTTCTCCAACTTCGGCCGCCTACAGCGATCAGACGCCTCGTGAAAGAACATATTCGCCAGCGTCATTGTCACCGGCTCAAATGGAGCTGCCGGTGCGATCGCATTCGCATCCTGCTGCAATTGTCTCATCACTGCCGACATCATCCGTTGAATCTTCGTCGCTGCTGCATTCCAACCAGCTTGATAGGAATCGAGGTCGACATAGCTGA
- the LOC129724037 gene encoding eukaryotic translation initiation factor 2 subunit 1-like — MVLSCRFYKQKYPEVEDVVMVNVRSIAEMGAYVYLLEYNNIEGMILLSELSRRRIRSINKLIRVGKTEPVVVIRVDKFKGYIDLSKRRVSPEDVEKCTERFAKAKAVNSILRHVADMMKFNNQQLEELYEKTAWHFEEKLKSKAAAYDVFKQCVIDPSLLDECGLEPEVQELLLSNIKRKLTSQAVKIRADIECACYGYEGIDAVKAALRAGLELSTEELPIKINLIAPPLYVMTTSTPEKADGLKALEVAIEKIKETIEDLGGVFKVQMAPKVVTATDEADLARKMERAEAENAEVDGDDEEDENEEGIKYNPDGEEDDIEGDDKENSAEEGEDKKELE; from the exons ATGGTGTTATCATGTCGGTTCTACAAGCAAAAGTATCCAGaggtcgaggatgttgtcatggTTAATGTTCGTTCTATAGCAGAAATGGGAGCGTATGTGTATCTGCTGGAGTATAACAACATCGAAGGGATGATACTACTTTCGGAGTTGTCCCGTCGGCGCATCCGTTCAATTAATAAATTAATCCGGGTAGGCAAAACCGAACCAGTCGTCGTTATTCGTGTTGATAAATTCAAAGGTTATATCGATTTATCTAAACGACGTGTTTCACCGGAAGACGTAGAAAAATGTACCGAACGATTTGCCAAAGCCAAGGCTGTAAATTCAATTTTGCGGCATGTTGCCGATATGATGAAGTTCAATAACCAACAGCTCGAGGAATTGTACGAAAAAACTGCCTGGCACTTCGAGGAAAAGCTTAAAAGTAAAGCCGCTGCGTATGATGTGTTTAAGCAGTGTGTAAT TGATCCTTCTCTACTTGACGAGTGCGGTCTTGAGCCGGAGGTACAGGAGTTACTGTTAAGCAACATTAAGCGAAAACTTACCTCGCAAGCCGTGAAAATTCGTGCGGATATTGAATGTGCTTGCTATGGTTATGAGGGAATAGATGCTGTTAAGGCAGCTCTTCGTGCAGGTTTAGAGTTATCCACCGAAGAACTACCCATAAAAATAAATCTGATTGCTCCCCCGTTATATG tCATGACAACCTCTACGCCGGAAAAGGCCGACGGCCTGAAAGCGCTGGAAGTAGCAATCGAAAAAATAAAGGAGACAATTGAGGATCTCGGCGGTGTGTTCAAGGTACAGATGGCACCCAAAGTTGTCACGGCCACTGATGAAGCTGACTTGGCCCGCAAAATGGAACGAGCCGAGGCAGAAAATGCGGAAGTGGACGGTGATGACGAAGAAGATGAGAACGAAGAGGGTATTAAATATAATCCGGACGGCGAAGAAGATGATATCGAAGGAGATGATAAGGAAAACAGTGCCGAGGAGGGTGAGGACAAAAAAGAACTAGAGTGA
- the LOC129724039 gene encoding eukaryotic translation initiation factor 2 subunit 1-like: protein MVLSCRFYKQKYPEVEDVVMVNVRSIAEMGAYVYLLEYNIEGMIRLPELSRRRICSINELIRVGKTEPVVVIRVDKFKGYIDLSKRRVSPEDVEKCTERFAKAKAVNSILRHVADMMKFNNQQLEELYEKTAWHFEEKLKSKAAAYDVFKQCVIDPSLLDECGLEPEVQELLLSNIKRNCGY, encoded by the exons ATGGTGTTATCATGTCGGTTCTACAAGCAAAAGTATCCAGaggtcgaggatgttgtcatggTTAATGTTCGTTCTATAGCAGAAATGGGAGCGTATGTGTATCTGCTGGAGTATAACATCGAAGGGATGATACGACTTCCGGAGTTGTCCCGTCGGCGCATCTGTTCAATTAATGAATTAATCCGGGTAGGCAAAACCGAACCAGTCGTCGTTATTCGTGTTGATAAATTCAAAGGTTATATCGATTTATCTAAACGACGTGTTTCACCGGAAGACGTAGAAAAATGTACCGAACGATTTGCCAAAGCCAAGGCTGTAAATTCAATTTTGCGGCATGTTGCCGATATGATGAAGTTCAATAACCAACAGCTCGAGGAATTGTACGAAAAAACTGCCTGGCACTTCGAGGAAAAGCTTAAAAGTAAAGCCGCTGCGTATGATGTGTTTAAGCAGTGTGTAAT TGATCCTTCTCTACTTGACGAGTGCGGTCTTGAGCCGGAGGTACAGGAGTTACTGTTAAGCAACATTAAGCGAAATTGCGGATATTGA